One stretch of Ornithinimicrobium ciconiae DNA includes these proteins:
- a CDS encoding TA system VapC family ribonuclease toxin, whose protein sequence is MSHYLLDANVLIALTVVEHEHHERAATWLPTVDRFAVCPVVEGALVRFLVRIGESTRTASEILSGVWAHPRCEFWPDDLSYRDVDLTVVRGHRQVTDTYLVGLARGHDGMLATFDSALVAAHPRSSVLIG, encoded by the coding sequence ATGAGCCACTACTTGCTCGATGCCAATGTGCTGATCGCCCTGACCGTCGTTGAGCATGAGCACCACGAGCGGGCCGCAACGTGGCTGCCGACCGTTGACCGTTTCGCGGTGTGTCCGGTCGTGGAGGGCGCCCTGGTCCGGTTCCTCGTTCGCATCGGAGAGTCCACTCGGACGGCCAGCGAGATTCTGAGCGGTGTGTGGGCCCACCCGCGGTGCGAGTTCTGGCCCGACGACCTGTCCTACCGAGACGTGGATCTCACTGTCGTGCGGGGTCATCGGCAGGTCACCGACACCTATCTCGTCGGGCTCGCCCGTGGGCACGACGGCATGCTGGCCACGTTCGACAGCGCCCTCGTGGCTGCACACCCCCGCTCAAGCGTGCTCATCGGCTGA
- a CDS encoding PH domain-containing protein → MRGTRVNSRLLDRYLLEHEEIIVAIRHHWGRMIEPVLTTLAALMLAIWFSANATPHATILPDLLILIFLVLLARLVWKAIEWRNEWFVATDKRLIMTYGLITHKVAMMPLRKVTDMNYSRSLLGRMLGYGQFLMESAGQDQAMREINWVPDPDETYRRICDTIFGPDGQDPDDDIHGFQDPQSPDSQVDYEEHDSEEHDRYEDAAWEVSHDHEPTYAPVGHWDDPDITGPIARPRG, encoded by the coding sequence GTGCGGGGCACACGGGTCAATAGCCGCCTGCTGGATCGCTACCTGCTGGAGCACGAGGAGATCATCGTCGCGATCCGGCACCACTGGGGCCGGATGATCGAGCCGGTCCTCACCACCCTCGCCGCACTGATGCTGGCCATCTGGTTCTCCGCGAACGCCACACCCCATGCCACGATCCTGCCGGACCTGCTCATCCTGATCTTCCTCGTGCTCCTTGCCCGGCTGGTGTGGAAGGCCATCGAGTGGCGCAACGAGTGGTTTGTCGCCACCGACAAGCGGCTGATCATGACCTACGGGCTGATCACCCACAAGGTCGCGATGATGCCGCTGCGCAAGGTCACCGACATGAACTACAGCCGCTCGCTGCTCGGTCGGATGCTGGGCTATGGCCAGTTCCTCATGGAGTCGGCCGGCCAGGATCAGGCGATGCGCGAGATCAACTGGGTGCCGGACCCGGACGAGACCTACCGCCGCATCTGCGACACGATCTTTGGTCCGGACGGGCAAGACCCCGACGACGACATCCACGGCTTCCAGGACCCTCAGTCCCCCGATTCACAGGTCGACTACGAGGAGCACGACAGCGAGGAGCACGACCGCTACGAGGACGCGGCCTGGGAGGTCTCCCATGACCACGAGCCGACCTATGCGCCGGTCGGCCACTGGGACGACCCGGACATCACCGGCCCGATCGCGCGACCGCGCGGCTGA
- a CDS encoding glycosyltransferase family 4 protein produces MSEGTKRRRIALVASSYHPHFGGVEEHVRHVAAELAIRGHAVEVWTVDRGDHLGVQEVDGIRVRYLRTPMPARRTSNLARFAFTAPVALARWLAAARAFKPDLVHVHCFGPNGPYARLVAALIRVPWVLSSHGETFMDANDVFGQSALMRQQLRRGCETADVVTGCSIAVAEDLQSHYGAHGVEVVPNGVRALSASELDQHGTARGRGRVVAVGRLVHVKGFDLLVDAVARSTEIQTLDLVGEGPESEALKRQVERLGLEDRVSFLGRRSPEEVQQLMAAADVVAMPSRREAFGIVALEAWVSGTPLVATTLGGPAGFVTDGVDGVLVDPQDTAALARAIDGLLSDPDRARTLAARGRETVRDYTWDRVVDHYEAIYSTLPTD; encoded by the coding sequence ATGTCAGAAGGCACGAAACGACGACGCATAGCGCTCGTGGCCAGTTCCTACCATCCCCACTTCGGCGGTGTGGAGGAGCACGTGCGGCACGTTGCTGCCGAACTTGCGATCAGGGGTCACGCCGTCGAGGTCTGGACCGTCGACCGGGGCGACCACCTGGGTGTGCAGGAGGTGGACGGCATCCGCGTCCGCTATCTCCGCACACCGATGCCTGCACGACGGACAAGCAACCTCGCGAGGTTTGCTTTCACTGCGCCTGTTGCCCTTGCTCGGTGGCTGGCGGCTGCCCGCGCGTTCAAACCTGACCTCGTCCACGTCCACTGTTTTGGCCCCAACGGGCCGTATGCACGTTTGGTCGCCGCTCTCATTCGCGTCCCGTGGGTCCTCTCCTCCCATGGCGAGACCTTCATGGACGCCAACGACGTCTTCGGTCAATCTGCACTGATGCGTCAGCAACTCCGGCGTGGCTGTGAGACTGCCGATGTCGTGACCGGGTGCTCCATCGCGGTCGCGGAGGACCTTCAGTCGCACTACGGCGCCCACGGGGTCGAGGTGGTGCCGAACGGGGTGCGGGCCCTCTCAGCGTCAGAACTCGACCAGCACGGAACCGCGCGTGGTCGGGGTCGCGTGGTTGCGGTCGGACGGTTGGTGCACGTCAAGGGATTTGATCTGCTAGTGGACGCCGTTGCGCGGTCAACGGAGATTCAGACCCTTGACCTCGTGGGCGAGGGGCCCGAGAGCGAAGCCCTCAAACGTCAGGTGGAACGGCTCGGTCTCGAAGACCGGGTCAGTTTCCTGGGGAGGCGATCACCCGAGGAGGTCCAGCAGTTGATGGCAGCGGCCGATGTAGTCGCCATGCCCAGCCGACGGGAAGCCTTTGGGATCGTCGCGCTGGAGGCGTGGGTCTCCGGAACCCCGCTTGTGGCCACGACCCTCGGCGGGCCGGCGGGGTTCGTCACCGACGGAGTCGACGGAGTCCTGGTCGACCCACAGGACACAGCGGCCCTGGCCCGTGCCATCGATGGCCTGCTCAGCGACCCCGACCGGGCACGGACCCTGGCCGCACGAGGCCGTGAGACCGTGCGCGACTACACGTGGGATCGCGTCGTCGATCACTACGAGGCGATCTACAGCACTCTGCCCACGGACTAG
- a CDS encoding glycosyltransferase family 4 protein has protein sequence MAPALSIATTATATPMGAQAYEHAIRSRARAALADAPEQWVVHDVVARSLRSPLEGNRRLPMGWLFGASPAARRALGRAIYPRGSVVHRMDLILPPPPGPDVVTLHDVVAWEFDDESDPVQAAPEELRRADAVVCVSQFTAERAETFLGVTDPVVVPNGVSQDYFEAAPLAADVLESLGLRTPYLLYAGGSARRKNLPALAEAWRLVSQRRPEWQLALAGPTNPERQSLFAGAPRVVHLGRLADELMAPLMAGAGAAVVPSLYEGFGLPALEAMAARVPLVASNRSSLPEVVADGGTLVDPTPEALAEGIEFVTSGDAGLRLVVERGRARAAEFTWEQSAAGHAKVWRQVAGAS, from the coding sequence GTGGCACCTGCCTTGTCGATCGCCACGACCGCGACTGCGACCCCTATGGGTGCCCAAGCCTACGAGCACGCCATCCGCAGCCGGGCACGCGCCGCCCTGGCTGACGCTCCCGAGCAGTGGGTCGTGCACGACGTCGTGGCCCGGTCCCTGCGCTCACCACTGGAGGGGAACCGGCGACTGCCCATGGGATGGCTCTTCGGCGCGAGCCCGGCCGCGCGCCGAGCGCTGGGGCGCGCGATCTATCCGCGGGGCTCGGTGGTGCACCGGATGGACCTGATCCTGCCGCCACCACCCGGACCCGACGTGGTCACGCTGCACGATGTCGTCGCCTGGGAGTTTGACGACGAGTCGGACCCGGTGCAGGCGGCTCCGGAGGAGCTGCGCCGCGCGGACGCGGTCGTGTGTGTCTCCCAGTTCACGGCGGAGCGGGCGGAGACCTTCCTGGGCGTCACCGACCCGGTGGTGGTGCCCAACGGGGTGAGCCAGGACTATTTCGAGGCGGCTCCCTTGGCTGCGGACGTCCTTGAGTCGCTGGGTCTGCGGACTCCCTACCTGCTGTATGCCGGGGGCTCGGCCCGCCGCAAGAACCTCCCCGCGCTCGCGGAGGCTTGGCGTCTGGTCTCCCAGCGCCGGCCGGAGTGGCAGCTGGCGCTAGCGGGGCCCACGAACCCTGAACGGCAGAGCCTGTTTGCCGGCGCTCCCCGCGTGGTGCACCTGGGTCGGCTCGCGGACGAGCTGATGGCGCCGCTGATGGCCGGTGCTGGGGCTGCGGTGGTGCCGTCGCTGTATGAGGGCTTTGGGCTCCCCGCGCTCGAGGCGATGGCCGCCCGGGTGCCGCTGGTGGCGAGCAACCGCAGCTCGCTTCCTGAGGTCGTGGCCGACGGCGGGACTCTGGTCGATCCGACGCCCGAGGCGCTCGCTGAGGGGATCGAGTTTGTGACGTCGGGCGATGCCGGGCTGAGGTTGGTCGTCGAGCGCGGGCGAGCGCGTGCGGCCGAGTTCACGTGGGAGCAGAGCGCTGCGGGGCATGCGAAGGTGTGGCGTCAGGTGGCTGGGGCGTCGTAG
- a CDS encoding DapH/DapD/GlmU-related protein: MERYYRSVRKQVGRVRRRLTPRPEHALPPGGRLDQRPDLRDDDIGKYSWGHLTVSNRAPGCVLSIGRYCSFSYGTQVLLGGEHRADFATTYRFGVYPPFNEWFEPVPDSSVGRGDVTIGNDVWIGHQSVILSGVTLGDGVVVGAGSVVRQSAPPYALVMGNPARVAGFRFSAEQIEALLRIRWWDWSEERIVEGLPLMMSDDIQRFIDAHDIGE; this comes from the coding sequence ATGGAGCGTTACTACCGATCGGTGCGCAAGCAGGTCGGGCGGGTGAGACGACGCCTCACGCCCCGCCCCGAGCACGCGCTCCCACCCGGTGGCCGCCTCGATCAGCGTCCTGACCTGCGTGACGACGACATCGGCAAATACTCCTGGGGTCACCTGACGGTGAGCAACCGGGCGCCTGGCTGCGTACTTTCCATCGGGCGCTACTGCTCGTTCTCCTATGGCACTCAGGTGCTCCTCGGCGGCGAGCACCGCGCTGACTTCGCCACGACCTATCGGTTCGGTGTCTATCCCCCGTTCAACGAGTGGTTCGAGCCCGTCCCGGACAGTTCTGTGGGACGGGGCGACGTCACCATCGGCAACGACGTGTGGATCGGGCACCAGTCGGTGATCCTCTCCGGGGTGACCCTGGGTGACGGTGTCGTCGTCGGGGCCGGAAGCGTGGTCCGCCAGAGCGCGCCGCCCTACGCCCTGGTGATGGGAAATCCCGCCAGGGTGGCCGGGTTCCGGTTCTCCGCTGAGCAGATCGAGGCGCTGCTGCGCATCAGGTGGTGGGACTGGAGCGAGGAGCGCATCGTGGAAGGGCTTCCGCTGATGATGAGCGACGACATACAGCGGTTCATCGACGCTCACGACATCGGAGAGTGA
- a CDS encoding ABC transporter ATP-binding protein, whose protein sequence is MTPVGDSDSGRTQRRSGPLRAVVGMRRAWRRLSPFFRSSRSGIVLLVALAMVTGLAEAALLAIIATMAVSLAEGDQVITVGLGPVSVDMARNTTFAVAVGLAAARAGLQLALAYLPALMSSRVLTDLRIQLFEAFTASAWSVKAKERDGAFQTLMTQNVTNTAQAVTALGLGITAMIMFLTMTAAAFTQSFVAAAVFLTAALALFFVLRPLSRRLRRHAKMLSTEAMSFTNTVQEVVQVAEETEVFGATDTYRRDFREQSESVRRPYVRTRFLATGLPGLYQSVALLLLVLALIAISLSGTAQLASLAAVILMLIRALTYAQQIQSTLTGIDERIPFMHQIVDALERYRQEPQQDGDAPLGDVGDLALSHVSFAYNAESDVLHDVSFAVRRGEAIGIVGPSGAGKSTIVQILLRLRDPQSGAVLVNGQDVRGTRRVDWQARVSYVPQASQVVWGTVTDNIRFHRDWITDEQVVAAARRAHIHDDISAWPQGYDTLIGQRANAVSGGQRQRIALARALVAEPQVLVLDEPTSALDVRSEELVQRSLQAIKQDTIIILVAHRLSTLSVCDRIVVMVDGRVSAVGSHTDLMKQSDFFREVHEITARQGS, encoded by the coding sequence ATGACCCCGGTGGGTGACAGCGACTCCGGCAGGACGCAACGGCGCTCGGGACCGCTGCGCGCCGTGGTCGGGATGCGCCGGGCCTGGCGGCGACTGTCCCCGTTCTTTCGCTCGTCCAGGTCGGGGATCGTCCTCCTTGTGGCGCTCGCGATGGTCACCGGTCTCGCGGAGGCGGCCCTGCTCGCGATCATCGCCACGATGGCCGTCAGTCTTGCCGAGGGGGACCAGGTCATCACCGTCGGTCTCGGGCCGGTGTCTGTGGACATGGCACGGAACACGACCTTTGCGGTCGCGGTCGGGTTGGCCGCAGCCCGGGCCGGACTGCAACTGGCCCTGGCCTATCTCCCCGCGCTGATGAGTTCGCGGGTGCTCACCGACCTGCGCATCCAGCTCTTTGAGGCCTTCACCGCGAGCGCGTGGTCGGTCAAGGCCAAGGAGCGCGATGGCGCGTTCCAGACGCTGATGACCCAGAACGTCACCAACACGGCGCAGGCCGTGACCGCCCTCGGGCTCGGCATCACGGCGATGATCATGTTCCTGACGATGACCGCGGCTGCCTTCACCCAGAGTTTCGTGGCAGCGGCCGTCTTCCTGACGGCCGCCCTCGCCCTCTTCTTTGTGCTGCGGCCTCTCTCTCGCCGGCTGCGCAGGCACGCCAAGATGTTGAGCACGGAGGCGATGTCGTTCACCAACACGGTGCAGGAGGTCGTCCAGGTGGCCGAGGAGACCGAGGTCTTCGGCGCGACGGACACCTATCGGCGCGACTTCCGGGAGCAGTCCGAGTCCGTGCGCCGCCCGTATGTCCGCACCCGCTTCCTGGCCACCGGGCTCCCCGGCCTCTATCAGAGCGTGGCCCTGCTCCTGCTGGTGCTCGCCCTCATCGCGATCTCCCTGTCGGGCACCGCGCAGCTTGCCTCCCTGGCGGCCGTGATCCTGATGCTGATCCGCGCCCTGACCTATGCCCAGCAGATCCAGTCGACCCTCACCGGCATCGACGAACGGATCCCCTTCATGCACCAGATCGTCGATGCCCTGGAGCGCTATCGCCAGGAGCCGCAACAGGATGGTGACGCGCCCCTGGGTGACGTCGGCGACCTGGCCCTGTCCCACGTCTCCTTTGCCTACAACGCCGAGAGCGACGTCCTGCACGACGTCAGTTTTGCGGTCAGGCGGGGAGAGGCGATCGGCATCGTCGGCCCGTCCGGTGCCGGCAAGTCCACGATCGTGCAGATCCTGCTGCGGCTTCGTGACCCGCAGTCCGGGGCGGTGCTCGTCAACGGGCAGGATGTCCGGGGAACCCGGCGGGTGGACTGGCAGGCTCGGGTGTCTTATGTCCCGCAGGCCTCCCAGGTCGTCTGGGGCACCGTCACCGACAACATCCGCTTCCACCGCGACTGGATCACCGACGAGCAGGTGGTGGCGGCCGCCAGGCGGGCACACATCCACGACGACATCTCCGCCTGGCCGCAGGGCTATGACACCCTCATCGGCCAGCGTGCCAACGCCGTCTCAGGAGGGCAGCGACAACGCATCGCCCTGGCCCGCGCACTCGTGGCGGAGCCGCAGGTGCTCGTGCTCGATGAGCCCACCAGCGCACTGGACGTCCGCTCCGAGGAGCTGGTGCAGCGGTCCCTGCAGGCGATCAAGCAGGACACCATCATCATCCTGGTCGCGCACCGACTGTCCACGCTGTCCGTGTGCGACCGGATCGTGGTGATGGTCGACGGTCGGGTCTCTGCGGTCGGCTCACACACCGACCTGATGAAGCAGAGTGACTTCTTCCGCGAGGTGCACGAGATCACGGCGCGTCAGGGCAGTTGA
- the acpS gene encoding holo-ACP synthase, with product MPVVGVGTDVADVARFARLLERGGQRFLERWFRPTEVEWLNTKKARARHTAAQFAAKEAALKAVRVPDLGPVRWREIEITHGLHGSPGVVVHGSVRELADAAGVSDFHLALWHDDRVATATVVAVSEPARQLP from the coding sequence GTGCCGGTCGTCGGGGTGGGCACGGACGTGGCGGATGTCGCGCGCTTCGCCCGGTTGCTAGAGCGCGGTGGTCAACGCTTCCTGGAGCGGTGGTTTCGCCCCACCGAGGTGGAGTGGCTGAACACGAAGAAGGCGCGCGCCCGGCATACGGCAGCGCAGTTTGCGGCCAAGGAGGCGGCACTCAAGGCGGTGCGGGTCCCAGACCTCGGTCCGGTGCGCTGGCGCGAGATCGAGATCACCCACGGCCTGCACGGGAGCCCCGGTGTGGTGGTGCACGGGTCGGTCCGCGAGTTGGCCGACGCGGCGGGAGTCAGCGACTTCCACCTGGCGCTGTGGCACGACGACCGGGTCGCGACAGCAACGGTCGTGGCCGTCTCGGAGCCCGCGCGTCAACTGCCCTGA
- a CDS encoding class I adenylate-forming enzyme family protein, whose product MPHPADNVSEQLLGAGHAADVAVIDRTGQHTYAELRAATQVLTQHLANWSLPAGSRVGLLSRNSLFWVASYLAILRAGHVAVPFATVLTAEDVDHKAAFVGCEAFLFDTGLARTFGPLMETATHVADESAMVAPVVPNGAGELGAVAVDPDDDAVLMFTSGTTSAPRAVRVSHRNIRANTDSIVSYLNLTPDDRMLVVLPLSYCYGASLLHTHLSVGASVAICDTFAFPETVIEQIQRDRCTGIAGVPSTYQLLLRASTFESTPLPTLQIMQQAGGRLPQPQMDRVAAAQPQAQLFVQYGATEATARLSYLPPDLLHERRGSIGRGIPGVELTVVDPDGRPVPPGVVGEVFARGDNITQGYWNDPAGSAAKFVDGGLRTGDLARADDDGYLTIVDRQADFIKSWGIRVSSHEIEDAVVALPGVASAAAVGRPDEDAGESIVLFYAAAPDSDVTQEEVLTHCRATLAKHLVPHEVRRLPDLPLNQNGKVLKSELKVLATT is encoded by the coding sequence GTGCCACACCCTGCTGACAACGTCAGCGAGCAGTTGTTGGGAGCGGGCCACGCGGCAGACGTCGCCGTGATCGACCGCACCGGCCAGCACACCTATGCCGAGCTGCGGGCGGCCACGCAGGTCCTGACCCAGCACCTGGCCAACTGGAGTCTCCCGGCGGGTTCCCGCGTGGGGCTGCTGAGCCGCAACTCCCTGTTCTGGGTGGCGTCCTACCTCGCGATCCTGCGCGCCGGCCACGTCGCGGTGCCCTTCGCCACCGTGCTGACCGCTGAGGACGTGGACCACAAGGCCGCCTTCGTGGGCTGTGAGGCATTCCTGTTCGACACGGGCCTGGCCCGCACCTTCGGTCCCCTGATGGAGACCGCGACACACGTCGCCGACGAGTCAGCGATGGTTGCCCCGGTCGTGCCCAACGGCGCCGGAGAGCTCGGAGCCGTCGCCGTGGATCCCGACGACGACGCCGTGCTCATGTTCACCTCCGGCACCACCTCCGCCCCGCGCGCCGTGCGGGTCAGCCACCGCAACATCCGGGCCAACACCGACTCGATCGTCAGCTATCTCAACCTCACCCCCGACGACCGGATGCTGGTCGTCCTGCCACTCTCCTACTGCTACGGCGCTTCACTGCTGCACACGCACCTCAGCGTGGGTGCCAGCGTCGCCATCTGCGACACCTTCGCCTTCCCGGAGACCGTCATCGAGCAGATCCAGCGCGACCGGTGCACCGGGATCGCGGGCGTCCCCTCGACCTACCAGCTCCTGCTGCGCGCCAGCACGTTCGAGTCCACTCCCCTGCCCACGCTGCAGATCATGCAGCAGGCCGGTGGGCGCCTCCCCCAGCCCCAGATGGACCGGGTCGCAGCAGCCCAGCCACAGGCACAGCTCTTTGTGCAATATGGCGCGACCGAGGCGACCGCGCGCCTGTCCTATCTGCCCCCCGACCTGCTGCACGAGCGGCGCGGCTCGATCGGCAGAGGCATCCCCGGCGTGGAGCTGACCGTGGTCGACCCGGACGGTCGACCGGTGCCACCAGGGGTGGTCGGTGAGGTCTTCGCCCGCGGCGACAACATCACCCAGGGCTACTGGAACGATCCTGCGGGAAGCGCGGCCAAGTTTGTCGACGGTGGCCTGCGCACCGGGGACCTCGCCCGCGCCGACGACGACGGCTACCTGACGATCGTCGACCGACAGGCGGACTTCATCAAGTCCTGGGGCATCCGCGTCTCCAGCCATGAGATCGAGGACGCCGTCGTGGCGCTCCCGGGGGTGGCCAGCGCCGCTGCGGTGGGCCGGCCCGACGAGGACGCCGGGGAGTCGATCGTGCTCTTCTATGCCGCCGCACCCGACTCTGACGTCACGCAGGAGGAGGTGCTCACGCACTGCCGCGCCACCCTCGCCAAGCACCTGGTGCCCCACGAGGTGCGGCGGCTGCCCGACCTGCCCCTCAACCAGAACGGCAAGGTCCTCAAGTCTGAGCTCAAGGTCCTAGCCACCACCTGA
- a CDS encoding PQQ-dependent sugar dehydrogenase — protein MQNGDANTDPGSASAPAPATDEPTGGTTEPRVEAGEVAVAETIATGLHTPWDVDFLADGSALVSLRDTGEVLRITTDGEVSPVVADGPDGAVPDVHHETEDGLLGLAEGPEGGIYLYLTTSADNRVVRYDLEGDTLVNPRVILDGIPTERTHSGGRLAFGPDGYLYITTGDARQTDLSQDTDSLAGKILRVTTEGEPAPGNPFDNEVWSYGHRNVQGLGWTSDGRMYASEFGSDKFDELNLIEAGGNYGWPLIEGWAGDPDYVDPLVTWETDEASPSGIAVTDEGVWMSALRGERLWFVPLGPDGEVGDPVEHDLDLGRLRAVVTAPDGALWVVTSNTDGRGDPSADDDRIVRVVAP, from the coding sequence GTGCAGAACGGCGACGCCAACACCGACCCGGGCAGTGCGTCAGCTCCAGCTCCGGCCACGGACGAGCCCACCGGTGGCACGACGGAGCCCCGTGTCGAGGCGGGCGAGGTCGCCGTTGCCGAGACGATCGCGACCGGGTTGCACACCCCCTGGGACGTGGACTTCCTGGCCGACGGGTCCGCGCTGGTGAGTCTACGAGACACCGGGGAGGTGCTGCGCATCACCACTGACGGAGAGGTGTCGCCGGTCGTGGCCGACGGTCCGGACGGCGCCGTCCCCGACGTGCATCACGAGACTGAGGACGGGCTCCTCGGGCTGGCGGAGGGGCCAGAGGGCGGCATCTATCTGTATCTGACGACGTCGGCGGACAACCGGGTGGTCCGCTACGACCTTGAGGGCGACACCCTCGTCAACCCACGGGTGATCCTCGATGGGATCCCGACAGAGCGGACCCACTCCGGGGGTCGGCTCGCCTTTGGGCCGGACGGCTATCTCTACATCACCACCGGCGACGCCCGACAGACTGATCTGTCACAGGACACGGACAGCCTCGCCGGCAAGATTCTGCGCGTGACCACGGAGGGCGAGCCGGCTCCCGGCAACCCCTTCGACAACGAGGTCTGGAGCTATGGGCACCGCAATGTGCAGGGGCTCGGGTGGACCAGCGATGGGCGCATGTATGCCTCCGAGTTCGGCAGTGACAAGTTCGACGAGCTCAACCTCATTGAGGCGGGTGGCAACTATGGCTGGCCCCTCATCGAGGGATGGGCGGGTGACCCTGACTATGTCGACCCCCTGGTGACCTGGGAGACGGACGAGGCCTCGCCCTCTGGCATTGCCGTCACTGATGAGGGCGTGTGGATGTCTGCCCTGAGGGGGGAGCGACTCTGGTTTGTCCCGCTGGGTCCAGATGGCGAGGTGGGCGATCCCGTGGAGCACGACCTCGACCTGGGTCGGCTGCGAGCGGTGGTGACAGCACCAGACGGCGCCTTGTGGGTCGTCACGTCCAACACCGACGGGCGGGGCGATCCGAGCGCTGACGATGACCGGATCGTCCGGGTGGTTGCTCCGTGA
- a CDS encoding right-handed parallel beta-helix repeat-containing protein, protein MIDGLHVKGQITIDADDVTIRNTLVQTDTSLYPIRVLGGTSGALIEDVEVDNLGGTGLGIFFSGSGTVRRADIHSAEDGIRIQSDDVTIEDSYIHDLHRQSGGHHDAIQIRSGDNITIRGNNLQAYVVPADDPMNAALQIGSLLGDDTISDLVVTGNLMNGGNYTINGGGRGEVDSAHYANNRFGRNYRFSVTGNLHNSVWEDTNVWHDTGEPVD, encoded by the coding sequence GTGATCGACGGACTCCATGTCAAGGGCCAGATCACTATCGATGCGGACGACGTGACGATCCGCAACACCCTGGTCCAGACCGACACGAGCCTCTACCCCATCCGCGTCCTGGGCGGCACCAGCGGCGCACTCATCGAGGACGTCGAGGTCGACAACCTCGGCGGCACCGGCCTGGGCATCTTCTTCAGCGGCAGCGGCACCGTGCGGCGCGCCGACATCCACTCGGCTGAGGACGGCATCCGCATCCAGTCCGACGACGTCACGATCGAGGACTCCTACATCCACGACCTGCACCGTCAGTCGGGTGGCCACCACGACGCCATCCAGATCCGTAGCGGTGACAACATCACCATCCGTGGCAACAACCTGCAGGCCTATGTCGTCCCCGCCGACGACCCGATGAACGCTGCCCTGCAGATCGGCTCACTGCTCGGCGACGACACGATCTCGGACCTCGTGGTCACCGGAAACCTGATGAACGGCGGCAACTACACCATCAACGGTGGTGGTCGGGGTGAGGTCGACAGCGCCCACTACGCCAACAACCGTTTCGGTCGTAACTACCGGTTCAGCGTGACCGGCAACCTCCACAACAGCGTCTGGGAGGACACCAACGTCTGGCACGACACCGGAGAACCGGTCGACTAG
- a CDS encoding glycosyltransferase family 4 protein, which produces MRNECRALVEAGYAVSVICPKETPDEVDRHTIDGAVVYSYNAPEGAHGLASYAREFVICWLQTARLSLRVNQEQPFDVLQACNPPDTYWLLGALWKLRGRSYVFDQHDLCPEVFEARFGTKGLLHRGLLLLEAATYRVADRVIAPNPEYRQMAIERGRVPIERTAVVMSTPDPDLMKREQSHPELRGNREFLVCYVGIMGPQDGVDSLLAAIDAYVHEVGRLDTHFALLGFGDSLEELQADCTRRRLDEWVTFTGRVDHEELGRWLSTADIGIIPDPPCEFNQRSTMNKTLEYMAHEVPIVATDLRETRRCAADAAVYVSGFDPTETAVAISELLDDPQERERMEHVGRDRIEHELAWQIQADNYIGVFDDLMSASPEVHPLPSAT; this is translated from the coding sequence GTGCGCAACGAGTGCCGTGCGCTGGTCGAGGCTGGTTATGCGGTGAGCGTGATCTGCCCCAAGGAGACCCCAGACGAGGTGGACCGCCACACGATCGACGGCGCAGTCGTCTACTCCTACAACGCTCCTGAGGGAGCTCACGGCCTGGCGTCCTACGCCCGGGAGTTCGTGATCTGTTGGCTACAGACTGCGCGACTGAGCTTGCGAGTCAACCAGGAGCAGCCCTTTGACGTGCTGCAGGCCTGCAACCCGCCGGACACCTACTGGTTGCTCGGTGCCCTCTGGAAACTACGAGGACGGAGCTACGTCTTCGACCAGCACGACCTGTGTCCAGAGGTCTTTGAAGCACGCTTCGGCACCAAGGGACTGCTCCATCGGGGCCTGCTGTTGCTGGAGGCTGCGACCTACCGGGTCGCCGATCGGGTGATCGCCCCAAACCCCGAGTATCGACAGATGGCCATCGAACGGGGTCGCGTGCCGATCGAGCGCACAGCCGTCGTCATGAGCACCCCCGACCCGGACCTGATGAAGAGGGAGCAATCTCATCCGGAGCTGCGTGGCAACCGCGAGTTCCTGGTCTGTTATGTGGGGATCATGGGCCCGCAGGATGGTGTTGACTCCCTGCTGGCCGCGATCGACGCCTATGTGCACGAGGTGGGCCGACTGGACACACACTTCGCGCTGCTCGGCTTCGGTGACAGCCTGGAGGAACTTCAGGCGGACTGCACCCGTCGACGACTCGACGAGTGGGTGACCTTCACCGGCCGCGTTGACCACGAGGAGCTCGGGCGGTGGCTGTCCACCGCAGACATCGGAATCATCCCGGACCCGCCGTGTGAGTTCAATCAGCGGTCAACCATGAACAAGACTCTCGAATACATGGCGCACGAGGTCCCGATCGTGGCGACGGATCTGCGAGAGACACGGCGCTGCGCCGCCGACGCGGCCGTTTACGTGTCGGGGTTCGATCCCACCGAGACAGCGGTGGCCATCTCCGAGCTGCTCGACGACCCCCAGGAGCGCGAGCGCATGGAACACGTCGGGCGGGACCGCATCGAGCACGAGCTGGCCTGGCAGATCCAGGCAGACAACTACATCGGCGTCTTTGATGACCTGATGTCGGCAAGCCCGGAGGTCCACCCACTCCCGTCAGCGACGTGA